A single window of Oncorhynchus keta strain PuntledgeMale-10-30-2019 chromosome 34, Oket_V2, whole genome shotgun sequence DNA harbors:
- the LOC127914882 gene encoding protein S100-A5-like, whose product MSRLEKAIVSMVEVFEEYATKDDKNGQLSGTELAELMKKELASPEFHGKVEPAVLQEAMTNLDKNHDGEINFREFSMFLATLARGYYRARNKGKGNTGKPDKPE is encoded by the exons ATGTCTCGTCTGGAGAAGGCCATTGTATCCATGGTGGAGGTGTTTGAGGAGTATGCTACAAAGGATGATAAGAATGGCCAGCTTAGCGGTACAGAGCTCGCAGAGCTGATGAAGAAAGAGCTGGCCAGCCCAGAGTTCCAC gGAAAGGTGGAACCAGCAGTGCTCCAGGAGGCGATGACCAACCTGGATAAGAACCATGATGGGGAGATCAACTTCAGAGAGTTCTCCATGTTCTTGGCTACTCTGGCCAGGGGCTACTACAGAGCCAGAAACAAGGGCAAGGGCAACACGGGCAAGCCTGACAAGCCTGAATGA